The sequence aaaatataaatctattttgatatacatttatttgtcacccaaatctatagagaatactttatatctatagctattgataaggcttataaataaatatatcaattaatccaataaattactccctccgttcacaatttaaagccatacttacccttaaatttttgtccacaaattaaagccctattctactttttgtacttttttactctccttcttttcctatatttactattCTTTGCCACTAATGGTCCCGCCTtaaaacacctttatcacttttatattatatatttactacGCTTTATCACTACtggacccactcacaacacttttatcactttagtcaactactttatcactttagtcaactacccttatatttcatccacatcacattTTCAAGATTTCTTAGTCTTCGTGCCCACACcaaagtggggctttaaattgtggacggagggagtatctaataaaagtaatgaattaatagatttttttaaataatagattatcaattaaaataacattaattacacgtacaacgtacgttctttATGCTAGTTTTTCAAAAAAGCCTccttaaatttctttatttatttatgtaatttatccaAAAACTGTAAGTGCATGTGTTTCTACAtctacatattattattattatgtagaCATTTTTCAAAACAGCCTCTCTACATCCTGAGTGATAATGTGATGGGCTTCATTGTTTCCATTCTGTGATGACATTTTCCAAATTAGCTCGGATTATCTTGTTGATTTTTGTCAGCCTGCTCGAAGGAGAAGAGACTCTCGCTTCACTCGATGTAGTAACTCTAGTGTTTAACACATACTCTGGTTCGATAGTGCTAAGTTCTAACTCCTTTTACTCGAGTTGTTGTGATAAAATGGTCATAATTCACGTTTGTGTAATCATAAGTAAGTGATCATTTTTGTGAAATCAGTGTTGATAGTGATGGTTTATTTGCATGTAGCAACCAACACTTTTCTTGGTGGGAGGGAAGGCCTTCTACCATGAAGTAAAGCTAAGTTATCGAGGAACAGAACGTCGCCCTTTTGCCACTTGAATTGGATGCTCTCTTCTTCGATGATCTCTTGGCATCGTTTCACCGCCTCGTCCGGTATTTCACTTGCATCGGCCATGGTGGCGGAGCTGAGCTCGTTACCGTGCATTCCAACGACGGTGTTGAACCACATCCTCCTTCCTTTTCTTCCCTCGAACACCCTTGTCAATGGTCTAGGACCTAGTATCGTCTTCACCCCACCTTCTGCCAGCCATTCCATCTCCATTCCTAATGCCTTGCCCCTGCACACAGCAtttactttggaggattagccttaacagataaaaatagtaaggctaattccttgtttatttcgatggattgaaactttggaatatcccaaaacccttgattatttctatcatttaagatAGTTTTGCTCAATTCATATCCCATTTCAAAGGTGGGATTGGAGTAATCCTACTCTGTAAGATAAAACTACTACTCAATCATGTATCtgatcaatcatgcaaagtaaatgcTCCCTAAGTGGAGACCAATATGACTAGAAAGAACTCGAAATTGCTTACCTCTTTTCTGCTTCTACGCGATCTGAAGTCCCGAATGCATCTTCCCAACCTCGACCTCTCATGGAAGATGTATCGTTTTTGCTTATGGCCGTGAAGGTGTATCTCAGTCCTTTCCTCTCCATCTCCTCCACCATCTCCGGGTACTCTTCCAACATCCTCTCCGTTACACGGAAGCTAGGCACGATCGGAGTTTCTCCTCCTTCCGGTGGAGGTACTTCACAGAAGAGAATTACCTTCTCCGGGAATTCTTTTAtctgattaaaataaaaactagtgtgaaaccctaaaaaaaataaaaatccattAATTGAACTCGTGCATTGAAACTCACCAAGACCATCTCATGGTGGTAGTATATGAACTCCGACAGGGGGCCTTCGTTGGCCGTCCAGACCCTCTTGTAGACATGCGTGCGCGGGGCGGGCCCCACGTACCGTATGTCCTCCCACCCGAAGGCCTCGACTATGTCGTTGAACTCGTGGGCATTCTTGATGTGGAAGCCTTGGAGGAGGACGACACTGTTTTTCACTATCGTCTTCTCGAACCACTCCTTGTTCTCCCTTATGGCCCACAGCAGCCCCTCCACCTTGCCTCCGCCGCCCTCCGGGGGCTGCAGCACTAGCGGCACAGCTTCGCCGTCCACCACCTTCTGCCCTTCGCACCTTCCTACCTTGAAGTATTTGCAGCTCATCTCCATCAGCATGTAGTAAACGTAGATTGTACAAAAATATGCTTAAAATTATGGATGCACAATTTGATTTTACTTGCAGCAATATTTATATGAATTTGGGAAGATGCTGTTGCATAGAACTTAAACAATGGAATCAGTTGATGATCGGCAtcaatttatatgctttattgaCTTTGTCGACTGTCGTTTCCTACAAATGTATGTTGGCATTTGCTAGCTTTTGGCTTTGTTTGCTTACCTTTGTCCAAGTGTAATCCATGGTTTAAATCTTTGACTCTGCCAatttaatgtatttatttttgacCACTTTTGATAACTACATCATAAATATATTGGTCAttcattttgaaaataaaataaaaatgtcgTGATCACTGAAAAATGTGCAAATCTTTAATTGCGAAAATTATTTACGAtattcccctaaaaaaaaaaaaattatttacgaTATCCCAACTGCTTTATCTAAGAAAGAGCCTCACATACACCTATGTATCATTGTATATATCTACCTTCTTCTACCTTAAAGCAACTCGAGATATCCCAACTCCTTTATTATAAGTTTCTGACAATTGTATAAaaaatttctagagagagaCGATATATATATCTCTATTCTATATTCTTGAAATGTTCTCTAATATGCTAcgtaaatattactcccttcgtcccataacAAGTGTCCTAATTTGTTTCGGCATGAGAATTTAGGCGAGTatgattaaagagtaaaaaaataaaaaatgttggAGCTCGATcacttttattttgtgagatGAGTAGAATTAAAGTGGTGATGATTAAAggtaaaaaggtaaaattaAAGATGGAGGGTCTACCTTCTTATTTTAGAACTAGGACATTTGTTACGGAACACCTCAAAAAGAAAACTAGAGCACTtgttagggacggagggagagactataatagtaataaataaagcAGCTGGGTTGACGATTATTTTGGCTTTTTCAATAGGATAATTATTCTACTAAGTAGTTCTACACATCGctttgaattttatattttttgaaatctTACGCAAAATATTATAGTCATAGACATTTCTTCAATAACATAAAAACTCCATCCCTCCATGAAAATAGATTTCAAGGGAGAGCTGTACGATTTGAAAAAGATTTAATTGTTTATTTAGTAAGTAGATAAAGAgtcttataattaaaaaaaaaagaaaaaaaaagatttaacgATAGAAAGGGGCTCACAGATTAAAAAATGATGGGTTCATGAATGACAAAAAAAGGATTATTAAGAAAATGTAGTAGACTATTATTCTACTATTAAATTGTATATTTAATAtactttattattataatataaaaaagaatttttaaaataattttattattttaaaataaaacataattaaataattttatttaatctattacGTTATAGAGtttgttaatttatttgagaattattttaaagaggttTTTACATAGTTATAGAATCAAAAAGATCAAATtgctaattaatatttaaatataataaatatcatATTTATATTAAAGAGGTTTTACTATAATTATAGAATTAAATGGAGCaaatttctaattaatatttaaatataataaatcaaCATATACGATTCTGATCTATTGGGTCAATATAAATGGGCCATCTCAACGTAAGGCCTATTGGGCCAGCTCAATCTGGGCCCAACTTTAGCTCTAGCATGGGTGATGTTAAACAAAGCCCATTTTGGCTAATTATGCCCATGGATTATGCCAGAGAGAGGGCCCAAGGCTGTGCGTGCACTGAGACTGTTCGAGGAATTCCCACAAAGTTAAAGGAAGAAGAATGTTTGGGAAGGTAGATGAATTAATCGACTTCCAATTCaaggtgagcaaaaaatccgaaaccaAATAACCGAACtgatccaaaccgaaattttaaaatatagttcGGTTTTtccggtttttcggttcggttttttttttccataaaatttcgatttttcggttcggttcggttcggattttttaaaaccgaacaaaaccaaaaaatcgaattatatttataatatatatatatatatataatattttaattataattttataaaatctaacttctaatattcttttaaattttatagctttttcggatttttttggaattttctgttttttttttaaaaatcggttttttcggtttggttcggttt comes from Salvia miltiorrhiza cultivar Shanhuang (shh) chromosome 3, IMPLAD_Smil_shh, whole genome shotgun sequence and encodes:
- the LOC131016923 gene encoding clavaminate synthase-like protein At3g21360 yields the protein MLMEMSCKYFKVGRCEGQKVVDGEAVPLVLQPPEGGGGKVEGLLWAIRENKEWFEKTIVKNSVVLLQGFHIKNAHEFNDIVEAFGWEDIRYVGPAPRTHVYKRVWTANEGPLSEFIYYHHEMVLIKEFPEKVILFCEVPPPEGGETPIVPSFRVTERMLEEYPEMVEEMERKGLRYTFTAISKNDTSSMRGRGWEDAFGTSDRVEAEKRGKALGMEMEWLAEGGVKTILGPRPLTRVFEGRKGRRMWFNTVVGMHGNELSSATMADASEIPDEAVKRCQEIIEEESIQFKWQKGDVLFLDNLALLHGRRPSLPPRKVLVATCK